In a single window of the Candidatus Kaiserbacteria bacterium genome:
- the atpB gene encoding F0F1 ATP synthase subunit A — protein MMNIAHAATEGGIAIHLSAPVLGHFFDIPITSTLVMVWFVMAILIGIAIYSKHTLKMVPSRGQVVVEALIGSTYEYIAETLESRELARKYFPLIMTVFIFILSLNWLGLLPGVSSIGIHLELHGEQTLVPFLYPANTDLNITLAFALIAFFTIQFSGIAAIGAFKYAGKFINFSSPLAFAVGLIDLISEIARLISFSFRLFGNIFAGKTLLVVVIFFVPYFVPVPIMAFEVFVGFIQAFVFAILTLFFIKIATSEPAH, from the coding sequence ATGATGAATATTGCACATGCAGCAACTGAGGGTGGAATTGCGATTCACCTGAGTGCGCCTGTTTTGGGGCACTTTTTTGACATACCGATTACGAGCACTCTTGTGATGGTCTGGTTTGTTATGGCTATACTCATCGGAATTGCAATCTATTCAAAGCACACACTGAAGATGGTACCGTCTCGTGGGCAGGTGGTTGTAGAGGCTCTTATTGGGAGCACGTATGAATACATTGCAGAGACACTTGAAAGTCGTGAACTTGCGCGAAAGTATTTTCCGCTTATCATGACTGTCTTCATCTTCATACTCTCACTCAATTGGCTTGGACTACTTCCTGGCGTGAGTTCAATCGGCATTCACCTTGAACTACATGGTGAACAAACACTTGTACCTTTTTTATATCCCGCAAATACTGACCTCAATATTACACTCGCCTTTGCACTCATAGCATTTTTCACAATTCAATTCTCTGGGATTGCGGCTATTGGTGCCTTTAAGTACGCGGGGAAGTTTATCAATTTTTCTTCACCACTTGCATTTGCCGTGGGGCTCATTGACCTCATCTCGGAGATAGCGCGCCTTATCTCATTCTCATTCCGTCTTTTTGGAAACATCTTTGCGGGGAAAACGCTCCTTGTGGTAGTGATTTTCTTTGTACCCTATTTTGTTCCTGTACCTATTATGGCTTTTGAAGTCTTTGTGGGATTCATTCAAGCATTTGTGTTTGCGATTTTGACGTTGTTCTTTATCAAAATAGCAACTTCAGAACCGGCGCATTGA